agactccatctcaaaaagaaacactAGGACAGGCCCACACCCCTCGCCCTCCATGTCACAGCACAAATCAGAGCACATGGAGAGCACCAGCTGGGAGTGCTCTGGTCTGCTGTGTCCAGCATTTTCCTAGGGCTGAGGGGACACATCAGCCTGGACCTTCTGTCCACATGGCAAGTTAGGAGGTCTGCTGGGTGCTAAAGCACCTCAATTCTAGCCACACCCCTGCAGTGCCATAGAATGGTCACTGGGACCTAGGACTGAGCTGCCCTGCCCTGAGGTTGGGGACGAGGGGTTGGGGGGTTGGCAGGGACCCAGATCTCCTTGCCTCCAGAGGAAATGTTCCCCTCATCCCCACCTTCAAAATTCTGTTCTTGGCAAAGTAAAAGGAACAAAGCCTCTGACCAGGGGAGAGAGAGTTGACACTGCTGTGTTTCTGATGGAGGTTGAGGGCCCCTTGGCTCCAGCTCAGACAACCCTtttgcccagcccagcccagcctctctAGCTTCTCAGAACCCCAGGGAAGAGGCAAGCCCGATCATCATAAAATAACAGGATGTTAAAGCCAGCTGGAAGGGACCAGAACGACACCTTGCCTACCTGTCATTTTAGCGATGAAGATATACAGTTTGCCTGTGAGAATCTCCAATCCCCTACACACTGCAAGTGTTTTGTATAAAAATGAGGTGCCTGAACTCATATCTTGATAAATGGTAAAATTCCTCTCCCGTCCCCCCTCTGATCTTGAGCTCCCTTCCCATCTCCATTGGAAATGGCATGTGAACTGCTTGTTCCAAACCCAGAGGAGCAAAGGTAATTTATGTCAGCCGAGCTATGTCAAAATTGCTCTGATCAAAAGGTGACAGTGCCCCCATACTAGGGCGGGTAGTTCCAATGAATGGAAGCAATGCTTCTGCCCGGTGCCCGGCCTGGGCAGACTGGCCTCCAGGCAATCCCCAGAGGGGTTAACTGAACCCCTTCACCCCAGGTGGTCTGATGCCCCTATGCACCAATTTATGCCCTCAAAAAGGCATTGGGCAGACCTAGGGTTGGGGCCAGTAGTGGTGCTAATCTCCAAGGACAATGCAGTCTAAACAGCCCCTACCATGTGACACCGAGGGGAGTGAGTGGGGATGGGGAAGGCATGGAGGGGCTGCTATTCTCAAAAATTTTTCCCATCCCCTCCCGGTTTATCTCAGTTTACCGCCAGGGGGCACAGTGTGGAAGTGACAACCCTGGACTCCTGGGGTTGGGGGTAAGGGAAGAGTAAGGAGCTTCTGGATTGGTCTTGACAGCCACGTGGCCCTGTTGCCATTAGCTGTAGGGGCCCTGAGGCCCAAGCCCGATGCTACTCTGGCTTTATTCAGGGACACCCCCAAAACACTCAAACCCCTTAACCAACAGGGTGTGTTGTCTGACTATCCAGAGCCCAACCTGAGTGAAAAGCTGCCCCAGCAGGAAGCTGGATCTCTTGTCAGCTAGGGGCTGAATCTGGTCCTCCTGGGAGTTGGATGGATACCCTCTGCCCTGGGAGGGGACAGGGCAGCATCCAGCTGTCCAGCTGTCCAGGTGCTGACGCGAGGTGCACCTCAGAGCCGCTCGGGTTTCCCCCCACGGGCCTAGCCCAGCGGCTGAGCCAGCATCCCAGGCATCCGCAGGCTAAATAAAGAACCTGCCTGAGTCAGAGGGAGGTGGATGGGGTCCCGGGGGGCTTGGGGCAACCACGCCAAACAAGGCAAGGAGGGGAGCGATGTATAAAACCAGGCCCAGGGCTGAGCACCTGCCTGCACCCCTGCTGTGCCATCCAGAAGGGCTCTGTGCTGCCTGCAATCCAGCCAGTCGACTCAAGTCCCTAGGTCAACCCCTCCACGGTGAGTCCGATCCTCAGAGAAGCCGCAGACACCCCCATTCCTCTACCCCCCTGAATGTTCTGACCAGGGAGGAAAAGGTGGGAGCTGAAGGTGGGAGCCTCTGTCTCAGCCTGGACCCCCATATTTGTCGCCCACTCCCCAGATGTCTAAAGCAGCTCCTGCCAAAAAGCCAGTGGCTGCGGCCCCACCTCCTGGATGTACCCTGGACATCAATGACCCACAGGTCCAGAGTGCGGCCATTCGCATCCAGGCCTCTTACCGGGGCCACAGGTGAGAGGGAACCCCGGAGCCCTGTGGAGGAAGAGAGCTGCAGAGAGCGCATTCTTGAATGGGGTTTGGGTAAGGGCTGAGCAGCGTCAGGAGCCTTTAGAATGAGTGGTCTTAGGGGAAGGGTCGTTACTGAGGTATGGAGGAGTGGCCGGCAGGAATGCATCATCCTATCAGGGCAGCAGTTAAGGAGCAGTCCTCTTCCCTACCAAGCCACACGTTTAGGGGTCTGGCGGGCCCAGGGGGCAGGTAGGAGATGGTGCGCTCGCTAAGGGCTGTGGCCGGGCCTGTCTTGGGAGCTCTGGGCCCTGACTCGGCCCGCGGGTAGGTCCCGGAAGGAGCTGCGGGAGAAGGGGCCGCCGCGGGTGCTGGAGCCGCTGAAGGACGTGGTGCTGATCGAGGGCAGCGCGGCCAAGCTCACTTGCCGCATTTCGGCTTTCCCGGACCCATTCATCCGCTGGAGTAAGGACGGCAAGGAGCTACGTGACGGGCCCAAGTACCGCTACGTCTTCGAGGACCCTGACGTGGTGGCACTGGTGGTACGCGACGGCGAGCTGGCAGACCTGGGCCAGTACAGCATCAACGTCACCAACCCCTTCGGCCAGTGCTCTGACTCAGCGCGCATCCTCGTGGAAGGTACGCGTGCCCCGGGCTCAGCGCCAGGGCGCAGACCAGCACCACTCAGCCAGAGCCCGCAGCCCTGTCCAGCTGCGCGTGTTTACCTCTGGGCCTAGTTACAGGGTCCCCGCCAGCCCAGCTCTGGGCACGGCCTGGGGCGCATCGCCGCGCCAGCCAAGTGCATCCTTCCCTACCTTGGGATCCAGCTCCACCCGGGCTGAGCAGTCAGCTGTAGGCTTCCATCACGCGGCTCCGagtccccaaggtcacacagcaagccagaggcagagccagggttGGACTCGGGTCTTCTGGCTCCCAACTCTGGGCAATTTCCACTACCCGGAGCGGTCTCTGAGGCACCGCGAGATGTGTGAACATTCAGGGGCTTTCGCCCGCCTTATCTCTCTTGATCCTCTATTCGACCCCGAGAAGCAGGAGAGGCAGGGATAAGTCCCTTTAACAGCCAAGGAGATGAAATCAGAGAGGCTAATGATTTGCTCAACGTCACACTGCGAGTTTAAACGCATCTGTATTTAGTGCCGGGTATTAGCtggtgaggtgatgccctgccTCATCTCCGGGTCCTTCACGGAGTTTCGCTCCCCTTTCCTTCCGCTAGTCCCGGCGAAGATTCAAAAGGGACCCGACAACACTAAGGCGCGCAAAGGCACCACCGTGACGCTGACTGCGGAGATCCTAGGAGAGCCTGCGCCCGACGTGGGCTGGACCAAGGACGGGGAGGACATCGAGGAGGATGACAGGCGAGGGCCGGGACCTGTGGCAcgggcagggcctggggctggaACCTGGGTAGGACTGAGCCCAGAAATCTGACTGGAGTGACGGGGGCGGGGACTGGGCGGCGAGGAACAGAGCTGGCTAAGGAGCCCGGTCCAGTGCGCCCGTGTACTGACCACGGCTCCGCCCTCCTCCCCGCCGCCCCTCCGCAGGGTGTTCTTCGAGATCGGCAGCACCACCACGACGCTGACCATTCGCCGGGCCACGCCCCAGGACAGCGGCAAGTACGAGGTGTAcgtggagaacagcctgggcatgGACCAGAGCTTCGCTCGCGTGGACGTGGCCTGAACGGCACCCCCGGACCTTCCGCCCTGGCGCCGAGCCCGGGGGTGGTGGGACCCACAGCCCTCCTCCAGCTTGCTTAATAAAGCTGCTCTCTGACCCTCCGCGTCTGTCCTGCTCTTCCGCGTCGCCATTCCCTCTCCCCCGCACCCGCGCCCACACGTATTCCAGACCCCCACGCCAAGGTCACAGCCTGTTGGAGTCACAGGGAGGTCTGGAGAGCGCCTAGCGCCGTGCTGCATTTCAGACAGTCAAACTGATAGAGTTGCCCTAGCCGTCCAAGGTGCCCTGACTTCCCAGGGGTACCGGCGGCTGGGCCCGGGACTCCGCCTTCTCTTTTGCGcgcctccagccccagcccctcgtGGCTGTTTGCCCCTGGCCCCGCCCCTTCCAGGGCTGGCCACACACTCCTGCTGTCCTTAGTCCCGTTTTCCTCTGGGACCCAGTTCCTCACTTCGGCTGCTGCCCCGAGGCCCATTCCCCAACAGCTGGGGTCCCAGTCTTAAGTTCCAGGTTGTgcttctcaggccccacccttcTTCGCATTTAACCCCGCCCCGCGATCCCTTGGTCACGCCCCCGGACTTCAgcacctctctcctctcccatAAAGTTAGAAAGCGGGGAAAGGTTCAGACTACAATTCCCGGCAGACCCTGCGAATGAGTTCTCGCGACTTGCGAGAAGACACGTGCGCGGAAGGAGCTTGCAGTAGCGGGCGGCAGAGCTGGAGTAAAGGGAGCTAGTGGTAAAGGGAGCTGGTGGAGGGGTGGCGGCAGGGGTAAGGGGCAGGGGACGGCCTCTAGACGGAGAGCGGGCTCCGAGGTCCTGGCTGGCCCTCGGTGCGCCCGCGCCTGTGTTGGTCCCACAATCCCTGGCAATGAGAGGCCAGGGTTTATTGGACAGAGTCAGTTGTGGGGTTCAGAGGGTCAGCAATCAATCAATCCTCCGAATCCAGAGATTTAGACCCAGTCGTCCGTATTAGGACTGGAGGCGGGTCAATAGGTTCAGTGTTTGAGATGCCAAGGGAACCTGTCTTTTGATTTGGGGTTCAACGTACAGAGGTTAGTTTTAGGATTCATGTTCAGCATATAGAGGATTTTTGCTGGGATTAGGGGCTCATCAAATTCAGATCAGTGTTAGTTCAGTACTTGGGAGTTACGTTCAGGATTTAAGTTAAATATCTGAGGCTCACTCGGGGTTTGCTGTTCAATATTCAGGGTTCACTATTCGGATTCAGGGCTTAATATCTAGAATGAAGACGCAAGACTTTGGGAATCAGTGGGTTTGAGGCTTCAGTATTTTGAGGTTTGGGTCTGAGAAGggagtctctgccaggtttctgAATTTGCAGAATTTGTTCATGGCCAGAGGGAAGTCTTTTAGAGATCAAATTGTGGGGTGTGGATTTCAGAATTTGGGAGGAATCACCGTGAGGTTTGAAGGCCAACTGGAATCTGGGTTGGGATTTGGGATGTGTGGGATTTGTGAGGTTCTGTCCAGGCAGGGACTATATTGAGCTTTGGGTTTACATCTTGGGGGAGGGCTAAGTGCTGCTATTTGGGGTTTGGGGTTTGGTTGGGGTGTGAGATCTGAGCTTGATTTCTCTGCTGGGATTTGAGATGTGTGGGATTTGTGAGGTGTTGGGTCCAGGCAGAGACTATATTGAGCTTTGGGTTTACATCTTGGGAGAGGGCTAAGTGTTGCTATTTGGGTTTTGGGGCTTGGTTGGGGTAGGAGATCTGAGCTTGATTTCTCTGTTGGAATTTGAAGTTTAGGTAGCAGTCACCATTATGCTCAAAGCGGTGATCCTGATTGGAGGCCCTCAAAAGGGTGAGGTGCCAGGGGAATGGGGGGAGGATGTTGGGCTGGAGTGGTAGGCGGGATGGGggcagaggaaggcaggaggccgaaatgttctctcttctctcccaggaACTCGCTTCAGACCTTTGTCTTTTGAGGTGCCCAAACCACTGTTTCCTGTGGCAGGGGTCCCTATGATCCAACACCATATTGAAGCCTGTGCCCAGGTAACCTCAGGGGCTCCCCTCTCTCACCTCACTTCCTGTTCATCTTCATGCTGTGTTTCCCCCTTTCCCAACCATGATCTCTTCCCACCAGGCATAACTCCAAGGACCATCATTCACAGATGACAATGTGAATGGCACCCCCTCAAGTTATGCTGTGCAGCTGCCCTGCTGTCTTCCCCTAATCTAGTTTCTCATCTGGCCTCTTCCTGCTCAGATTtcactcctatttttaaaatatggaatgtgAGATCAGGCAAGGATCTTGGAGACGATGTAAAGCCGTAGCATGGAGACTCTTAATGATAACCAAGCACAAATTCATATCCTTGATCACTGTGATGGtcatttctttattgcttttcgTATTGAGCCAGGCAAGGTTTTGGTTTGAATTCAGTCTCTGCCTGCTGTGAGGCCTGCAACAAATAACACACCCTTTCTGacactcagtttccttatgtgtcAAATGGGGGTGATTAGACCTACCTTGTTGGGTGGTGAAGCTTAGAAATGATATTTGTAAAATGGCTAGTACAACATAGACCCTTGATAAATGGTACCCTTACTTCATGCTGATCTTAAGCTTAGGCTGATAGATAATaaaaatgggggtggggggaatggatCAATGCAGCTTGGTAGGCAAAGTCTTTCTTAGAGTGAGTCCCAGTTCAGGTTGGTGGGGGTAATAATAATTGATTGAAAGAtcaggcctggcatggtagctcatgtctgtaatcccagtgctttttgaggccaagttgggaggatcacttgaggccagaagttctagCCTAGCTTTGGCAACATCaagagaccccttctctacaaaaagtttaaaaactagcTAGATGTGATGGCctggctgtagtcctagctgctctagaggctgacgcaggtggtGACATGGCTGTAGTCCtcaatactcaggaggctgaggtgggaggatcgcttgagcccaggaggtggaggctgcagtgagccaaaatcatgccactgcactccagcctgggcaacagagcgagaccctttttcacaaaaataaaacaaaacgaaaaaagaTCAGGCCTCTGACTTCCTCCAGATTGCTCATTGTCCATAGGAGAAAATAGCCCAGAGTGGTGAGTGCCCTGGGGCCCCACAGCTGAGACTGAAACTGGTTTCTGGACTTTGGACCAGCATCAAGGATTTCCCCAACATCCCCTCCTATTAGATATTCTTCCTCCCAGCCTCTTCCCTTGTCCTCAGGTCCCTGGGATGCAGGAGATTCTGCTCATTGGCTTCTACCAACCTGATGAGCCCCTCACCCAGTTCCTAGAAGCCGCCCAGCAGGAGTTTAACCTTCCAGTCAGGTGTTTGTGCACACAATTTTAtatggggggcgggggtggggaggccCTAGGCCTCTGAGTTCTTGGGAGTGGGTTGAGTCAGCATTTGCCAGAGTTCATCCTCACCTACTAGAAGGATTCTTATTTGGACATCgctgaatccctgaatatatAGAGTTTCTCTGTGGGCGTTGGGCAGGAGTACTCCTGGGAGCGAGCGGTGGGGGTCAAGTGCCCTGGCTTATGGTATCTATTTCCTAAGATCCACTGAGCTGGCTCTCGGGTCCCTGGGGACAGGTACCTGCAGGAATTTGCCCCCCTAGGCACAGGGGGTGGTCTCTACCATTTTCGAGACCAGATCCTGGCTGGGAGCCCCGAGGCATTCTTCGTGCTCAATGCTGATGTCTGCTCCGACTTCCCCTTGAGTGCTATGTTGGAAGCCCACCGACGCCAGCGTCACCCTTTCTTACTCCTTGGCACTACGGTGAGGGGGTCAGGAGGGCTGGAGGGTGTAGAGGAGGTGATCCCAAGAGCTTCCCGGAATTCAGGGTGTTGGGGAGGCAGGGGCGCTCCGGGAGTTGGTGTGGGAGCTGGCGTCAGGAGGGAGATGCGCTGCTCTGGCAGGCATGGAGGTGTTAGTGGAGACCCCGAGCCCTCTGGCTGTTCAGAAGTAGGGAGGGGGAGAGCAGCTGTCAGTTTCCACCCTTGCTGAAGGCCtgtcagtggcagagctgcaTGCCAGGTGCTgtaggggagggaaagaaagaaaaaacagacgtGGCTGCCCTGGAGCAGGCAGGTCACTGTCTCAGGTGTGTCTGTCTTTCAGGCTAACAGGACGCAATCCCTCAACTACGGCTGCATCGTTGAGAATCCACAGACACACGAGGTGAGAGCAGAGAGGGGGCTGGGTGGGTGCCTACTCTGTGTCATCATCCCCTCTACCTCAGGCCTCTAGAGAATGCTGGCACAGTATGGGGTGGGCCCTAGTCTTGTCAGACAGGTGAGACACTCCCGATTAATCATCTTATATCCCTTTAAGAGAGATTGACCAGGGGGAGGGGGAAATAGATAATTTCCCTGGGAGTGGTGCTGTAATAAATGTATGCACAGTGCATGATGGGAACACCAAGGGGGTCCCAACCCAGCCTTACCGGGGTG
The sequence above is drawn from the Nomascus leucogenys isolate Asia chromosome 22a, Asia_NLE_v1, whole genome shotgun sequence genome and encodes:
- the SPEGNB gene encoding CAVP-target protein, whose protein sequence is MSKAAPAKKPVAAAPPPGCTLDINDPQVQSAAIRIQASYRGHRSRKELREKGPPRVLEPLKDVVLIEGSAAKLTCRISAFPDPFIRWSKDGKELRDGPKYRYVFEDPDVVALVVRDGELADLGQYSINVTNPFGQCSDSARILVEVPAKIQKGPDNTKARKGTTVTLTAEILGEPAPDVGWTKDGEDIEEDDRVFFEIGSTTTTLTIRRATPQDSGKYEVYVENSLGMDQSFARVDVA